GTGCAGTCCGAATTCGACGAAGGGATCCTCTCCCGGTACGACCTAAACGTTAAAATGATGTTAGAGGACGTTATTCGGGGCACGCTCGACCCATCTGTGTTCCCACCGACTCGCCCGCATGCTGATGCCGATGGCATGGCAGCACAGCAGGATGCTCTTGCACAAACATCTCTTCGAAGTGCAAAGCCTACTTGGGCACGAACACGCTCAACAGGAGAGCAGCCACGACAGCGTATCATCGTCTTCATGGCTGGAGGTGCCACATATGGGGAAGCGCGAACATGTTACGAACTATCCGAAACTTTCAAGAAGGACATCTTTTTGGCCAGTTCACACATGCTCACCCCGGGACTCTTTCTCCGCCAAGTCAGCGACTTGGGCGCAGACAGGCGGCGCCTCGACATTCCAGCTGAGCGACCAAAACCGACCGCGCCGGCGCATCTATTTGAAAAAGATCCCCCGCCACCCCAACCCGCCCCCCAGAAGAAACCAAGCCCTGCACCCCCTGCGGCCGCAATGGGAGCAATGTCTTTGGGACCGTCTCCGCCTCCCCAAAAGCCAACCATTGCGAGCTCTAAACCTCCGAAGGaacagaaggagaaaaagaagcatCGTTTCTTCAGGTAGCATCATTCAAAGCTTTGGCGTCTGGAAGCACATTTACTGTTTATGTTTTAGCCGCGCTCCTGTGATACCATTTAGGGTTGTTTAAGCAATAAGGCGCCGCGGGATTCAATTGATATTTCTTTTGTCCTTGAGCTGATATTCACGCAGCCTTCCAACTCTATTAATCATAACTATCATAATCATATATAGTACATGGGGTATCATAAAACATCATGGCAACCAACCATAATAGTAACGCCGTGTATGGAAAGAAAGTAGAAATCAAGCCCCGCCAAGATACCTCAACACATCTTCATCCTGATAAAACATCTCTTGTagtttttctctcttcttccgtGCCTCCATATGACCCTTCCTCACCTGCTTCGCATCCAACTTTTGAACTTTGTCCTGCTTTTTCTTATCCATGGACTCCGGCGAAGGCACAGCGGCTCCAAGCCCCACCGTATCGGCCTTTAATTTCCCCTTCAAGGGCTCTCGAATTCCCTCTCTTCCAGAAGCGCCAAGGCCTAGTCGGCTATCTGGATCCCAGCCATAAGACTCTAGGTAGCGGAGTCCATGCCGAGTACGGTCAAGGTGAGAGGGCGGATGAGAATGAGCGAGACAGACTTGGTGCGCGATAGAGGATTCATGAGGTTTACGAGCTTCTGTTTCGGAGGGAGCCAGCGGGAGTTTGCAGACTTCACAGGTTGTATTTGAcgtgggcggaggaggggcggAGTGGCTGCGGTCGTTTGTGTCGGAGCTGGGTTCCCCTGCTGTTATAGATCGCGACTCTGAGGTCGCAGCCGAGTCTGGACCCGAagctgaggatgacgacTTTGGCATAACGATCGAGAGATATGTATTCGCTATACTAGCCCCCGCGTTCGACGGGGTGCTAGGCGCTGACGATGTGAGTGTTGAGAGTTCATGATTTGAGGATCGCACGAAGGGGACACGTTTGCGGGTTATGCCTGCGCCGAAGACACGCTGGTCTTCGAGTGGGAGGAAGTAGTCCTCATCTTCGTAGTTTGACATGTCTCGTGGTGTGGAGGTCGAGAGACTCGAAGCATAAATTCCTGAGGAGGGAAGTGCTGCGTCGACCGCCTATTTTTGGAGGTGGCGGGAGATCGCCCGCTATTTTGATGTTTCGCAAGCTGCAGGtcccttttctcttcttcacacGACATTCACTTAGTCTCTcaccaacccctccagcCGACATGCCCATCCCCATAATCACGCAGGGCATCGTCGAGGGTTTATCCTCCATCCCGTATTCGTACACCATTCTCAAGGTCTTGCCATTCATCCTCATTATTGCAGCCTTGAAGTATTACTTCGGTGGTGCGCGCAATGACTCCGAACGGGTGATGCACTCCAAGGTCGTGATGGTGACGGTATGCCAATTTCCGAGTCATTTATGTACACCCCGGCCGTTTCTAATATTCGCTAGGGAGGCACCTCTGGGATTGGAGCCAGCGTCGTCTACGAGCTCGCATCCCGCGGCGCCCaaatcatcctcctcacccaacATTCCCAATCGGACATATTCCTCATCGACTATATCGAAGACCTGAGAAAGTCAACAGGAAACCAACTTATATATGCGGAGCAGGTCGACCTTTCATCTCTCCATTCCATTCGAACCTTTGCAACAAAATGGATCGATAATGTCCCGCCCCGCCGACTCGACATGCTTATCCTTTGTGCGAACACGGCGAATCCCACCCCTTCCAAGCCAAGGGTCACAATGGACGGAATAAACGAGGAATGGCAGGTCAATTACCTCGCGAACTTCCATCTACTCAGCATCCTCAGCCCAGCGCTCCGAGTTCAGCCACCCCACCGAGACGTCCGCGTGATAATGACAACGTGTTCAAGCTACATCGGAGCACCGAAACTAGATTTTTCCCAGCTGGACGAAGATACCATCCCGATCCACAAACAAACGACTAACAAGCGTACCCCCGCTTCAAAAAGGATGGCCCCCAAACAGAAACGCCAGCCTCAGAAACAAAACATCTTCAGTCTAAGCAAACTCTCCGTCATGATCTTCGCTATCTCTTTCCAAAAGCACCTCAATGCCTTCAAACGCCCCGATGGCCAACCACCCTCTGCCCGCGTGGTTCTCGTTGACCCAGGTCATTCCCGCACACCCGGAACCCGCCGCTGGCTCTCTAGCGGCTCTCTCGTGGGCCTACTCGCATATCTCGTTACTTGGCCAATATGGTGGCTTATTCTCAAGTCCCCGCAACAAGGGGCTCAAACCATCCTGTACGCAGCGATGGAGGCGAAATACGGTCGTGGAACTGGTGGGTGGATGCTGAAAGAGTGTCAGGAGGTAGACTTCGCTAggaaggaagttgaggatgaggaagttggtAAGAAGTTGTGGGAGGCTAGTGAGAAACAGAtcgaggagagggagaaggagggagcTGTGTTGCGGGCTTTGCAGAAGAAAGTAGAGGAGGAAAATGAAAAGGCGAAGG
This genomic interval from Aspergillus puulaauensis MK2 DNA, chromosome 7, nearly complete sequence contains the following:
- a CDS encoding putative G-patch domain protein (COG:S;~EggNog:ENOG410PNZ1;~InterPro:IPR000467,IPR039146;~PFAM:PF01585;~go_function: GO:0003676 - nucleic acid binding [Evidence IEA]) encodes the protein MSNYEDEDYFLPLEDQRVFGAGITRKRVPFVRSSNHELSTLTSSAPSTPSNAGASIANTYLSIVMPKSSSSASGPDSAATSESRSITAGEPSSDTNDRSHSAPPPPTSNTTCEVCKLPLAPSETEARKPHESSIAHQVCLAHSHPPSHLDRTRHGLRYLESYGWDPDSRLGLGASGREGIREPLKGKLKADTVGLGAAVPSPESMDKKKQDKVQKLDAKQVRKGHMEARKKREKLQEMFYQDEDVLRYLGGA
- a CDS encoding putative oxidoreductase (COG:Q;~EggNog:ENOG410PGQ1;~InterPro:IPR036291,IPR002347;~PFAM:PF00106;~TransMembrane:3 (o19-40i249-268o299-322i);~go_process: GO:0055114 - oxidation-reduction process [Evidence IEA]), which encodes MPIPIITQGIVEGLSSIPYSYTILKVLPFILIIAALKYYFGGARNDSERVMHSKVVMVTGGTSGIGASVVYELASRGAQIILLTQHSQSDIFLIDYIEDLRKSTGNQLIYAEQVDLSSLHSIRTFATKWIDNVPPRRLDMLILCANTANPTPSKPRVTMDGINEEWQVNYLANFHLLSILSPALRVQPPHRDVRVIMTTCSSYIGAPKLDFSQLDEDTIPIHKQTTNKRTPASKRMAPKQKRQPQKQNIFSLSKLSVMIFAISFQKHLNAFKRPDGQPPSARVVLVDPGHSRTPGTRRWLSSGSLVGLLAYLVTWPIWWLILKSPQQGAQTILYAAMEAKYGRGTGGWMLKECQEVDFARKEVEDEEVGKKLWEASEKQIEEREKEGAVLRALQKKVEEENEKAKAQTQAQKPAASGAKEQKAGSRRSRKGNGNK